Part of the Geobacter pickeringii genome, CACCGTCATGTGCCGGCGGGCGAGGCACTATGCCGGACGCATCTCCCCCAGCGCCTGCCGTTCCCCGTCAGAGAGGGCATCCACATATTCCATCATGCCGCGCAGGGTATTGCCGAGGAAGTAGCGTTCGCGGGCACGGATATCCTGCGGCAGACGGCATTCGTTCCGGTACTGCTCGTCCCGCTCCAGAAGCCAGGCGACGAGCGCTTCCTCCCGCCGTGCCGGCTCGATGGCGGCGGTCTCCGCCACCCCCCTGACCCAGAGCAGCAACTGGTTGCGGGCGATCCGCAGGTGCTGGAGCGGGGTCTCCACCACCCCGTAGTGGGCGAAGACCATCCGGCGGGGAGCCAGGGCGATCATCCGGTCGAGGGAGTCCAGCGCCACCTCCAGGACGAAGCGGGGCGGGGTGGCGGGGCGCATGAAGATCCCGCCGGGGACGTCGCACCGCACGCCGGCCACCTCGCCGGCGAAGAGAAGGTCGCCCAGGAGATAGCAGCAGTGGTGCTGGGCGTGGCCGGGGGTGAGGAAGGCGCGGATCCCGGCCGGTCCGATGGTCTCCGCAAAGCCGATCCGCTCCGCCGGGACCGGGACGATTTCGCCGTAGGCCTCCGCCAGCGCTCCCAGTACCTTGCGGGACCCTTCCCAGAGCTTTTCCGGCGCCACGAGGTGGCGGATCCCCTCGGGGTGGCAGATGACCGCCGCCCCGGGAAACTCCCTGAGGAGCGCGCCGGTTCCGCCGGCATGGTCGATGTGGATGTGGGTGAGGAGGATGTGGTCGAGGCGCTCCACCCCCAGCCGACGCAGTTCCCGACAGAGCCAGGGAACGGTGGAGAGGGGGCCGGGGTCGACGAGGACGGTGAAGCCATCCCCCCGGTAGAGCCAGGAGCTGATGAACTTCCGGAACCCTTCGCGGGAAGGGAGGTCGAGGTCGATGCAGGCGAGATCGGCGTGGTCCATGATTTCCCCTTGCGGCACGGGCGTCAGGGCGCCCCGGGCCGGTGTCGTCGGTGAACTCCGACAGATTGTCGCGCGGAGTTCGGGCGGTTGTCAATACGGCTGGTCCTGTAAATTTTAGAACGGCGATTGACAATCCCCCGTAATCCGCTAAACATTTCCCTACTGATGCGCTGCTGCAATTGCGGTGGCTGGCCGTTTCACACGGATCGATTGCATTGAGATCATGGCGAGGAGGATGTGGTATGGGTGTCTACAGGAGGATGGTTTCAGGAGGGCTTGCGCTGGTGGCCGCCGTTTCCCTTTCGGCCTGCAGTGGCAGCGACAAAACGGTGGTCATTCAGGCGGCGTCGAGGACGGAGATCCTCAACCCCCTCGACCTGCAGCAGTTCGGCACTCCGCTGCCGATGATCCCGGTGGCGGCTCCGGACACGGTGAGCCAGCCGGGCTCCGACTTCTACACGGTGGTGGCGGAGCAGACCGCCAACTATGATTTCGGTCTCCGCCGCAAGGACGGCAGCGAAATCGTCAATCCCGCCACCGGCGCCCCCATTCGGACCACGGTCTGGGGATACCGGACCAATGGCGTCAAGGCCGGGTACCTCGGGGCGACGGTGGAAGCGCGCTCTACCCTCCCGGGGGAGACCGGCCGGCCGGTGATGGTGAAGTACATCAACGATCTGCGGGACTCCGCCGGCAACCTCCTCACCAGGCACCTCCTGACGGTGGACCCCACCCTTCACGGGGCGGACATGGGGGCGCCGGAGATCCGCATCGTCACCCACCTCCACGGCGGCCATGTGGTGCCGGAATCCGACGGTCATCCCGAGGCGTGGATCACCAACGACCCGAACGCCAAAACCGGTCTCCCCGCCGATCCGGTGAGCGGCCGTCCGGCCCGTCCCGACGGCAATACGGTGACGTACACCTACGAGAATACGCAGAAAGCTGAACAGCTCTGGTACCACGACCACGCCATGGGGATCACCCGGCTGAACGTCTACGCCGGCCTGGCCGCCAACTACCTGGTTCGCGACAGCGTGGAGGATGCCCTGAACCTCCCCCGCGGAAACTACGAGATGCCCCTGGTGATCCAGGACAAGTCGTTCAACCAGGACGGTTCGCTGCACTATGAGGCCACCCCCCTCATCAATGCCGGCAGCGGCAACCAGCAGACCGACGCCAGCGGCAAGCCGGTCCTCACCTCCAAGCCCGAATTCTTTGGCAACGTAATCACCGTCAACGGCAAGGCCTGGCCCTATCTGGACGTGGAGCCCCGCAAATACCGCTTCCGGATGCTGAACGGCTCCGACTCGCGCTTCTACAACATCTGGCTGGAGGCGCGGGACGCCGGCGGTGCCGCCGTGGCCATCCCGGCGGGGACCATTACCCAGATCGGCAATGATGGTGGCCTCCTCCCCGCATCCGTTGCCATCGGCGACAGCGCGGGTAATGCTCTCCTCCTCTCCCTTGCGGAACGGGCCGACGTGATCGTCGATTTTTCCAAACTTCCGGCCGGCACGAGCATCACCATGCGCAACAACGCGCCGACCCCGTTCCCCGGCGGCGACCCGGTGGCCGCCGCGACCACCGGCAGGATCATGCAGTTCCGCATCAGCAAGCCGCTGAACGGCGCCGACACCAGCGCGGTCCCCGCCAATCCCCGGCCGGTCACCCCCCTGGGCGTCGCCAGCAACGTCCGGTACGTCGACCTCCAGGAAACCATGGAGAGCGGGGTGCTTGTCTATGATCCGAACACCGGCACCACGCTCCAGCGGCTCAAGATCCTTCTCAACGGCCTCACCTTCGACGCCCCCATCACCGAGAAGCCCCGTCTGAACGTTGTCGAGGAGTGGGTCATCATCAACAACACGGTGGACATGCACCCCATGCACCTGCACCTGGTGGACTTCGAGGTGGTGGAGAAGGGGAGCATCGCTCCGGGGGCCTACACGCCGGCCAACGGCCTGGGTGGCATGCCGGTGGTGGCTGCCGGCGGGCTGCGCCGCAATGCCGAGCCCGGCCTGAACCCCGTGGCCGACTCGGCGTCGGCCGATTCCCCCTACCGGGTCCAGCCCCACGAAATGGGGGAGAAGGACACGGTGCGCGTCCCCCCGGCCAACGACCTCATCGGCTCCCAGGGGTATGTGAGGATCAGGGCGAAATTCGACAAGCTCGGCACCTACATGTGGCACTGCCACATCCTCTCCCATGAGGACCACGAGATGATGCGGCCGTTCACGGTCGTGCCGTAACGGCACGGCCCGGATTTACCAACCGCAAAGAAACAGGGGGCACGTCGACGGATGTGCCCCCTGTTTCTTTGCGGTCTCTCCTCCCGCTGACCTGCCGGGGCGAAGGGATACCGTGAGGCTTTACTTTTTAACCTCTGTCGGTAATCGTGAATTGGCGCGGGTGATTAGGGCGTCTTACCATCTGCCGGCCCCCATAATTCGCCGGGGAATCCCGCCAGTATCACGTTGACGGCGACTCCCCCGCAGTGGTATTCTCCGAATTCGTCTGCGCAAATTTCCGTATGGGCTCGTCAAAATTCAATGCGATCAGGAGGTGTTCGGTGAAAAGAAGAATCGGTCTGGTTTCAGCATTCCTTGCAGTCCCCTTGATGTGTTCCGTGGCCTTCGGGGCCGGTGCCCCGGCCAAGCCCCTCGTCGGGATCTCGAAGATTGTCTCGCACCCGGCGCTGGATGCCGTCGAGAAGGGGATCCAGGACGAGCTTGCCGCGCTGAAGATGAATGCCCAGTACGATCTGCAGAATGCCAACGGTGATGCCAATACCGCGGCATCCATCGCCAACAAGTTCCAGTCGGAGAAGGTCAATCTGGCGGTCGGCATCGCCACTCCCACCGCCCAGGCGCTGGTGAACACCCTGAAAACCACGCCGGTGGTCTTCTCTGCGGTGACCGACCCGGTCAAGGCTGGTCTGGTTAAGTCGCTCACGAAGGGAGAGAAGTTCGTCACCGGCGTTTCCGACATGACCCCGGTGAAGCAGCAGATCCAGCTGCTCCTGAAGATGAAGAAGGTCAAGCGTCTCGGCCACATCTACACCAGCTCCGAGGAGAACGCCGTGGTGCTCGCCGGCGTGGTGAAGCAGGCCTGCAAGGACCTGGGGATCGAGTACGTGGAGACCACCGTCTCCAAGTCCGCCGAGGTGAAGCAGGCGGTCCAGTCGATCATCCACCGTGTTGACGCCCTCTACATCAGCACCGACAACACCGTGGTGTCGGCCCTGAGCGCCGTTACCGACGTGGCGATGAAGAGCAGGGTGCCGGTCATGTCGGCCGACCCGAGCTCCGCCGAGAGCTATCCGGTCCTCGCCGCCTGGGGATTCGACTATTACAAGATGGGGCGCGCCACCGGCAAGATGGTCGCCGAGATCCTGAAGGGGAAGAAGCCGGAGCAGATCCCGACCCGCTTCATGACCAGGGCCTCCGACGTGGACCTGCTGGTGAACCTGGACGTGGCGAAGAAACTCGGCCTCACCGTGCCGAAGGATATCGTGAAGACCGCCAACAAGGTGGTGGAGAACGGTAAACTGGTTAAGAAATGATTTAAGACCCGCCACAGAGACACAGAGAGTTATCCGGCAAATTGGTTTTCTCTGTGTCTCTGTGGCAGATTTTCCAAGAAGGACTCTATGATTGAAGGCATTTTCGTTGAAGGGCTGATTTACGGCATCATGGTCCTAGGGGTGTTCATCTCCTTCCGGATCCTCGATTTTCCCGACCTGACGGTGGATGGCTCCTTTCCCCTCGGGGCGGCGCTCATGGCCCAGTGCATCCTCATGGGGGTGAACCTCTGGCTGGCGCTCCTCATCGCCTTTGCCGGGGGGGTGGTCGCCGGGGTGATCACCTCCCTGATCCACAATCACCTCAAGGTGCCGAACCTGCTGGCCGGCATCCTGACCATGACCATGCTCTATTCGGTCAATATCCGGATCCTGGGGAACCGGGCCAACGTCCCGCTCCTGAACCAGGAGACGATCCTCTCCCAGGTCACCACCCGCCTGACCGGCATCGTCCCCGACGAGTATATCCTACTGGTCTTCTTCGTAGTGGTCACCCTTGCCATCAAGGTGCTGCTGGATCTCTTCTTCCGCACCGACCTGGGGATGACCATCGGCGCCATGGGGAACAACGAGCAGATGGTCATCTCCCAGGGGGTGAATCCCAAGACCCTGAAGTCCATCGGCCTCGGCCTCTCCAACGGCCTCGTCGCCCTTTCCGGCGCCTTCGCGGCCCAGTACCTCGGCTTCGCCGACGTGGGGCTCGGCCAGGGGATAATCATCTCCGGCCTCGCCTCGGTCATGATCGGCGAGTTCCTCATCATGAAGAGCAACCGGATCGGCGTCCTGACCCTCTGCGCGGTCCTCGGCTCGATCTGCTTCTACGCGGTGATGTACGTGGGGCGCTACTACGGGTATGTCATCAACATGACCCCCAACGACCTGAACCTCATCAAGGGGATCCTGATCATCGTGCTCCTGGTGCTGACCCAGAGCAGGAAGCTGAAGAAATTCGCCCTCAAGGCCGTGGTGAAAAATGATTGAGCTCAAGAACGTATCCATGATCTTCAACCAGGGAACGGTGAACGAGAACCCAGCGATCTCGAACATCAACCTGAAAGTCCGGGAAGGGGATTTCATCACCGTCATCGGGAGCAACGGCGCCGGCAAGTCCACCCTCTTCAACCTCATCGCCGGCACCATCGTGCCGACGGTGGGCTCCATCCACCTGAACGACCGGAACATCACCCGCGACCCGGAGTACAAGCGGGCGCAGTACATCGGCCGGATCTTCC contains:
- a CDS encoding MBL fold metallo-hydrolase, whose amino-acid sequence is MDHADLACIDLDLPSREGFRKFISSWLYRGDGFTVLVDPGPLSTVPWLCRELRRLGVERLDHILLTHIHIDHAGGTGALLREFPGAAVICHPEGIRHLVAPEKLWEGSRKVLGALAEAYGEIVPVPAERIGFAETIGPAGIRAFLTPGHAQHHCCYLLGDLLFAGEVAGVRCDVPGGIFMRPATPPRFVLEVALDSLDRMIALAPRRMVFAHYGVVETPLQHLRIARNQLLLWVRGVAETAAIEPARREEALVAWLLERDEQYRNECRLPQDIRARERYFLGNTLRGMMEYVDALSDGERQALGEMRPA
- a CDS encoding multicopper oxidase family protein, with translation MGVYRRMVSGGLALVAAVSLSACSGSDKTVVIQAASRTEILNPLDLQQFGTPLPMIPVAAPDTVSQPGSDFYTVVAEQTANYDFGLRRKDGSEIVNPATGAPIRTTVWGYRTNGVKAGYLGATVEARSTLPGETGRPVMVKYINDLRDSAGNLLTRHLLTVDPTLHGADMGAPEIRIVTHLHGGHVVPESDGHPEAWITNDPNAKTGLPADPVSGRPARPDGNTVTYTYENTQKAEQLWYHDHAMGITRLNVYAGLAANYLVRDSVEDALNLPRGNYEMPLVIQDKSFNQDGSLHYEATPLINAGSGNQQTDASGKPVLTSKPEFFGNVITVNGKAWPYLDVEPRKYRFRMLNGSDSRFYNIWLEARDAGGAAVAIPAGTITQIGNDGGLLPASVAIGDSAGNALLLSLAERADVIVDFSKLPAGTSITMRNNAPTPFPGGDPVAAATTGRIMQFRISKPLNGADTSAVPANPRPVTPLGVASNVRYVDLQETMESGVLVYDPNTGTTLQRLKILLNGLTFDAPITEKPRLNVVEEWVIINNTVDMHPMHLHLVDFEVVEKGSIAPGAYTPANGLGGMPVVAAGGLRRNAEPGLNPVADSASADSPYRVQPHEMGEKDTVRVPPANDLIGSQGYVRIRAKFDKLGTYMWHCHILSHEDHEMMRPFTVVP
- a CDS encoding ABC transporter substrate-binding protein; the encoded protein is MKRRIGLVSAFLAVPLMCSVAFGAGAPAKPLVGISKIVSHPALDAVEKGIQDELAALKMNAQYDLQNANGDANTAASIANKFQSEKVNLAVGIATPTAQALVNTLKTTPVVFSAVTDPVKAGLVKSLTKGEKFVTGVSDMTPVKQQIQLLLKMKKVKRLGHIYTSSEENAVVLAGVVKQACKDLGIEYVETTVSKSAEVKQAVQSIIHRVDALYISTDNTVVSALSAVTDVAMKSRVPVMSADPSSAESYPVLAAWGFDYYKMGRATGKMVAEILKGKKPEQIPTRFMTRASDVDLLVNLDVAKKLGLTVPKDIVKTANKVVENGKLVKK
- a CDS encoding ABC transporter permease, with translation MIEGIFVEGLIYGIMVLGVFISFRILDFPDLTVDGSFPLGAALMAQCILMGVNLWLALLIAFAGGVVAGVITSLIHNHLKVPNLLAGILTMTMLYSVNIRILGNRANVPLLNQETILSQVTTRLTGIVPDEYILLVFFVVVTLAIKVLLDLFFRTDLGMTIGAMGNNEQMVISQGVNPKTLKSIGLGLSNGLVALSGAFAAQYLGFADVGLGQGIIISGLASVMIGEFLIMKSNRIGVLTLCAVLGSICFYAVMYVGRYYGYVINMTPNDLNLIKGILIIVLLVLTQSRKLKKFALKAVVKND